Below is a genomic region from Sorghum bicolor cultivar BTx623 chromosome 9, Sorghum_bicolor_NCBIv3, whole genome shotgun sequence.
TCTTATTATACCACCATCAATTCATCATGCATCAGCTGTTGCGTTGCTCTGACCTGCTTGCTCCCATTAATTTGGCATTGTTTCAGCTTTTCAGAACATTGAGCAAATTAACAGGAGGGGTCAGAGGCTTACTGATCCCTActgaaatatatattaaaaacgaACAGGCGCGCTTTTCAGAAAGTCCATAGTGTAAATAATTTGTCGTCAACAAGGACATAAGTATAGTACGCACGTACGGCAAAAGTTGATGAAGCCCTGATCAGCTTGCTCCCTCTGCCTGCATGTGAGTTTCTGGCACATGATGTGAGCATCCCAGAGATTCTTTCCTCTGTTGCtctcttcttcatcatcatcataagtaACATGACAGACAGCAAACTGCTGAAACAATGAATCGTAGCAGCGAtcatcaaatttatttattttttttttatctccAAAGTATGTACGTATTTACCAATTACACTGCGAGGATGCAGAGATATTTACTACGTGGAGAAGATCTGCCAGCCACACGAAATCACGTGAGACGTGTGACAGATGTGTCTGTGACTAGCTTGCGCGCATTAATCAGGTATATTACCGCTAGTAGTAGTCGCTGTCTTCCCGTTCGCCGACGCGGCGTTCCGTGGGCGCCCTAATCCATCCAGAACCAGAGGAGACCACTCGATTCAGCATTTACCTCTTCGTAGAGGCGTGCAGGCAAGTGACACCATCCGTCCGTTTTTTTTCATCCGTGTCTCTGTCGTAGGTAGACGGACGGTGTGTGTGTGTATTGGATGGATGCTTCCATCCAACccccaatgcaatgcaatgcaacggGCCGGCCCGGGGACAGCGACACAGACATCACCTGAGGTcttgtagtcggattcacatcgatccacatgtgttggggtggattAGAGTGAAACTTAAATTAAATTCCACCTcaatccaccccaacacatgtggatcgatgcgaatccgacaacatccaaacaaggcctgaaggTTCAAGTTTCCGTCGCAAGTCGCATTGCAACAACAAGATACGCCTGTCCGGCGGCCGGTTAGCAGCAAGAAAACAGCAGGACCAGACGACCAGGGTACTGTATATATGAAGGGGGAGGAAAAAGGCAAAATGAAAAATTAGCAGGCAaggatctaaatatatccagCCGATCGAGATGACTGCTCACTGCGTAGGCTAAACAACATATTGTGTGCTCCTAGAATAAGACCAGAGACGATATTTCTGGTTTAGTTGTATGGTTTTTCTGGttaagtttttattaaaaaaaactggACTAtcacttgtttttttttccttttttcataTAATAGAAATCGTGGCAAAGTATTTTTCGTCCTttcttaagaaaaaaaaaactagtagGTAATAGGTGTTCAACCATTGCATCTTGACCTGACTGTAGATTAATAGTAGAATATATAACTCTCTTGTTTCTCTTACTTCCATCACATCAACAGATTCAAGAGATGGTTCTCCCAATGGATGGGGATTTTAAAAGGAGATGTTTAGCCACTAACTAGTTGTTTTAGCTGCGCGCGTCCGTCGATGGGCCTTGCCGTGCAGCAACTGCGCGCGTCCGTCGATTCTGCATCGCAAGGCCCAAAAATCGGTTGAGGACAACCGGCAAATCAACTAGATGATGGTTAGCATTTCTGTTTTAAAAATATCTCGtgcatttttttccttttttaaagaaaaaaaaaatcctgtaCGTAGAACATTGAGTGCGGCTTTTAGTTAGATTTTTGAAGGGAAAAATGAGGTTTCAATTCCTCATCGAGTGTGGCTTTCAGTTAAATTTATAAAGGAAAAAAGAGGTTTCCTCATCTCGGTCTGCGGCCACAAACCATTCCGACATGTCAGATGACTTGCATCACACGCACATATATAGATTCTGTTGAACAAACACCGGGTAATCCGCTACATATATAGATTCTGAGCATCTTTGCTAGCCCATACGACGACCCTTTACCAAAAAGAATCCGCTACAAactctggccaacaaataatatCTAAGTCCTCGTAGCTAGAGGCATAAATTTTTTTAAGGTAAACAGGAGGGGTAAAGCCCCCTACTAGGATTTTTTATTAATTTGTTTAAATTTACAGTCTGGGAATAAGGATCAAGATACAAAGAAAATTAAAAGAATTACACAACAAGAAAATTAAAAGAAATACACAACAGCTTCTAGCCATAAATCAATAGCTGGAAGGATGCTACTTTTGCTCTTAGGATAActaaatcaaattctgttcTGAAAATTGATTTACAGCGCTGAATTGAAGCTGGAATGCATTTGAAGATAACATCATTTTTTACAGTCCAGATAGACCAGCACATAGTTACTATGATTTTCATATAAAACGGCAACTGTAGCTGAGCCTTGGAAGCTTCAAAGATCTGCAGATGTGATGAAACTAAGTGAACTAACCAGATGGTATGTGCCTTTACCATCGTGATTATCAACAACAAAAACGAACAGTTTGAGAATTGATTGCAACACCAACAGTTAGTGGAGCTGGAACAGTAGTGCCATCAGAAAATACGCTAGCAGCAGTTCCAATAACTGGACTGCCATCTGGTTCCCCAATTCATGAGACCAAGGCGCATCAATCCCTTTACATTATATTGTTGGCTGACGATCAGCCAACAATATAATGTTGCAAGTGATTCACAATTACATATCCCAGGGCCATCAGAAACAATAGTGATGATACAGTACAACAGCTGCCTTTTTATATAGTTGTGCTAAGAAATTACAGTGTTCTGACTGTTTGCTCACAATACAAAGAATGTATCAGTCTGCGTATAAATAACAGCATTGCCATATAGTTCGTGTGAACAGTTCCCTCAAACAAATGATAATTTACTCTAAAACAATAAACACCACgtataaaaaaaatgcaaaattcaCAATTTACGCTGCTGGCCGGTGCTACAGGCAAGGTAGAAAAGGCTCCATGATTTTTAgtccgcagcagcagcaccgtCACCGGCACCAAAGAAGCTAATAAACAGAGGCATAACTTAGATGCAAATCCATCCTCATCTACAACAAAAAATTTCCCATCTAGCCTCCTCAGGTATTTACACGAGGGGGCAGACGATCTTGattgagcctcttcaaataAGAGTCACGGTCTCGATCAGCAGTTCACACCGCATTGCCCCAAGGCGGCAGCTTTCTGTGTCGGGGAGATGAAAGGATCGATCTTCACCCACAGCAAGGAGAAGATGGACGCGAGGAGGATGGACCAGACAATGACGATTGTTGGTGTGCGGTTCTGCCTGCCCATGAGACCCTTCAGGAAGGGGTACAGATGGAGGATCACCCAGATCGAGAAGAACAGCTTTCCAAAGAGCGGACCCCAGGATTGGTAACCGCTGTTGATGGCATACGAAATTCCTGCCACCATTCCGACCAGGTTAATGACAAGAACAGTGGTCGGAGGAATGAGCAAACTGGTCCACTTGAACACATATAGCTCAGCAAAGTCGCCATCCTCATCAGATGCCTTTGAGGTAACTGTGAAGTTGGTATCAATCCCAGCCAACACTTTCAGCAGACCCTGGAACACCGCGAAGAGATGGGCAGAGGTGCCACCAATAACCCAAAACTGCTCATTTCTCCACCAATCTTCAATGCCAACACCACTCCATCTGAGTTCCAATATACCAGTGGCAAAAATGGAGGCGAAAAGAAGAATGAAGAACATCCCAGCATAGTTACTAATCTGCAGATCACAAAATGATATGAACATTAGAAAGATGGCCATACGACAATCAATTGAAAGGTCGGCGGAATCTAGGGAAAAAACACACAGCCCTGCTGATCTAGAAAATATGACAGCACAAAATGACTATTTGCTTTGCATCCATTAACATTACAAGTGAAATAATTCAAAATAATAGACTACATAGAGTAAAAAAAAAGCCAAGGGAAAACAAATACTAGTTATGGCTACTTGTGCACTGGTAATATTTGTATACAGGGTAGAGCAGTGGTCTGACAAATGAGAAATTATGAGAACAGGATTCTACCTAAAAACATTTGAACAACAGAAGGAAGGGAGGAtatcttgtcactaacctcaGGAATGATAAATTTATTGGTAAGGAGACAGATAGCAGGAAGAACACAATAGGCAATAAGCGGAATGGATGTGATTGGATAAACAATGGTGTTGATGTAAGCCAGCCTCTCCAAAAGCTTCAGTCGGCCATTGTAACCATACCAGATAGGACAATGTCTGCTGAGCAAAATTTCCACTGACCCAAGAGCCCAACGGAGCACCTGATTAAGACGATCAGAGAGATTGATTGGTGCAGAACCCTTGAAACAAGGTCGTGGTGGCATGCAGTAGATTGATTGCCATCCTCTTGCATGCATTTTAAACCCAGTCAGAATATCCTCTGTAACTGAACCATAGATCCAGCCAATCTGAAACAACACAAAAAGAGATCCCATGCCACAATGTTAAGCTAAATAACTCTATGATATGAATCAAAGAGGGAAAATATGCTTGCCACACTAACCTCTTTTCCCCATTCAGTTTTGTCCTCATACCCACAGCTGATTACATGGATAGCTTCCTTTAGTAGAGAAGCTGGGTTTGTTGAAGGTGGTATGCCACCTTGAGTCATAAAGGTGGATGCAATGAAAATTGGAGACTGACCAAAGCGTTTCTCCAATTTCCTCTGGGACATAAGCACTGACCTTTCATCCTCATAACCTAATGGGATTCCAAAAGTAAGATAAGCAGGAGCCAGCCAACCTTGAGAAGCTAAGGATTGTTTTGCTATTTTATGTCCAGAAATCAGACTAAAAGAATCATGTTTGATAATGCAATATAAGCAATGATTTTCTCAGATCTTTAAGAATAAATGTaagataaaaaaaatgcataacagcAAGAACACACCTTCAATACCCTCTTCGATGTCTTCCATGTTGAAGATGGGAGCTGAAGATTCTGTTCTCTTCATAATACGGCTTTGACTATCCATATAACTTTTGTTCTTTTTCTTCCTTCTACCACAGCAGCTCTTAACAACAATGTTAGGTTCCAGATCAGCTTCAGTCAAAACAGGATCATATCCATACAAAGCCTGCCTATTGAAACAGCATCCTGTTCCCACATAGACTGGACCCTGAATGCCATCTAGACCTTTCATGTTGATCTGCAAAACAAATAACATGTGATCCATGAATGTTTTGTTGTAATGATTACAAAAGGTACCATCAGTCCACAATACTTACATCAAAGAAAACTATGTTCCGATTAGCATATCGATCGTGCATGTCAATGCCATCGAATCTTTGTGGAAATTGTACATAACAAGTTTTCCTTCCTAGAGCCGGATCCATCATGAAGCACATTGCTTCTCTAAGAGCTTTGCTGCTGTTGAAGTAATGGTCACAATCCACATTGAGAAGATAGGCACCATTTGTCAGCACAGCAGATACACGAATCTGCCCACAAGTGAAAGGGGTATGATTAGCATGGAATAGATGAATGAAGTGCCTGGGGTAGAAGTGAATTCGTGGAGAGAAAAGCATACCAGTGCATTCATTGCACCAGCCTTCTTGTGATGCTGGAAGCCTGGTCTCTTTTCACGAGAGACATAGACAAGACGCGGTAATTCATTTCCATCAGTGTCAAGACCACCACTGTGCCCCAAGAACACCTGATTTCACATAAAAAAAGGCATAAGAACCAGATCATCCATGTTTCTAAAGAAGCTTCAGTTGAAGCAATGGGCAGTTAAGCACCTGAATCATGCCAGGATGGTCCCTAGGATTATTCCCAGGCCAAGCAGTTCCATCAGCCATGGTCCACCCCTCTTCAGGCACTTTCTGTGCTTTGGCAACAAGGGCATtgattcttactttgaattctTCATACTCTCTCTGAAAAAAAGGCATATCCAGAGTTAAAATAAGAGAAGAAGGTAGAGCAACGGTGATGTAACCATGAGAATATG
It encodes:
- the LOC8080953 gene encoding probable cellulose synthase A catalytic subunit 1 [UDP-forming], whose product is MAANKGMVAGSHNRNEFVMIRHDGDAPAPAKPAKSASGQVCQICGDTVGVSATGDVFVACNECAFPVCRPCYEYERKEGNQCCPQCKTRYKRQKGSPRVHGDEEEEDVDDLDNEFNNGKGPEWQLQGDDADLSSSARHEPHHRIPRLTTGQQMSGEIPDASPDRHSIRSPTSSYVDPSVPVPVRIVDPSKDLNSYGLNSVDWKERVESWRVKQDKNMMQVTNKYPEARGGGGDMEGTGSNGEDMQMVDDARLPLSRIVPIPSNQLNLYRIVIILRLIILCFFFQYRVSHPVNNAYGLWLVSVICEVWFALSWLLDQFPKWYPINRETYLDRLALRYDREGEPSQLAPIDVFVSTVDPLKEPPLITANTVLSILAVDYPVDKVSCYVSDDGSAMLTFESLSETAEFARKWVPFCKKHNIEPRAPEFYFAQKIDYLKDKIQPSFVKERRAMKREYEEFKVRINALVAKAQKVPEEGWTMADGTAWPGNNPRDHPGMIQVFLGHSGGLDTDGNELPRLVYVSREKRPGFQHHKKAGAMNALIRVSAVLTNGAYLLNVDCDHYFNSSKALREAMCFMMDPALGRKTCYVQFPQRFDGIDMHDRYANRNIVFFDINMKGLDGIQGPVYVGTGCCFNRQALYGYDPVLTEADLEPNIVVKSCCGRRKKKNKSYMDSQSRIMKRTESSAPIFNMEDIEEGIEGYEDERSVLMSQRKLEKRFGQSPIFIASTFMTQGGIPPSTNPASLLKEAIHVISCGYEDKTEWGKEIGWIYGSVTEDILTGFKMHARGWQSIYCMPPRPCFKGSAPINLSDRLNQVLRWALGSVEILLSRHCPIWYGYNGRLKLLERLAYINTIVYPITSIPLIAYCVLPAICLLTNKFIIPEISNYAGMFFILLFASIFATGILELRWSGVGIEDWWRNEQFWVIGGTSAHLFAVFQGLLKVLAGIDTNFTVTSKASDEDGDFAELYVFKWTSLLIPPTTVLVINLVGMVAGISYAINSGYQSWGPLFGKLFFSIWVILHLYPFLKGLMGRQNRTPTIVIVWSILLASIFSLLWVKIDPFISPTQKAAALGQCGVNC